The following coding sequences lie in one Moritella viscosa genomic window:
- the metN gene encoding D-methionine transport ATP-binding protein MetN, whose protein sequence is MIKLTNINKIFETTDKPVYALRDVNLNVEKGEIFGVIGSSGAGKSTLIRCVNLLETPTSGSIQLDGIELTQLNKAELCTARRQIGMIFQHFNLLSSRTVFDNVALPLELAGIDKTEINNKITPLLELVGLSTKHKAYPSELSGGQKQRVAIARALASEPKVLLCDEATSALDPSTTKSILALLKDINARLGLTILLITHEMEVVKNICHKVAIIDKGELIEKNTVAKFFANPETELAQIFIEATINLEIPDEYKQRLSLNRKENSMPLVRLGFTGNSVDSAVISEVSRTLNVDVNILSADIEFAGGIKFGYMLAELIGNKENTIAAKAFFQQHAVNVEVIGYVD, encoded by the coding sequence ATGATTAAATTAACAAATATAAATAAAATATTTGAAACTACAGATAAACCTGTTTATGCCTTGAGAGACGTTAACTTAAACGTCGAAAAAGGTGAGATATTCGGTGTAATTGGTTCATCAGGTGCGGGGAAAAGTACCCTTATTCGTTGTGTAAACTTACTTGAAACTCCAACATCGGGATCAATTCAGCTTGATGGCATTGAACTAACGCAGCTAAATAAAGCAGAACTATGTACTGCACGACGCCAAATCGGCATGATATTTCAACATTTCAATTTATTATCGTCTCGTACTGTATTTGATAATGTAGCATTACCGCTGGAATTAGCAGGTATTGATAAAACCGAGATCAATAATAAAATTACCCCACTACTTGAGTTAGTTGGCTTATCAACAAAACATAAAGCTTACCCTTCGGAATTAAGTGGCGGTCAAAAACAGCGTGTAGCAATTGCACGAGCATTAGCTTCAGAACCTAAAGTACTACTGTGCGATGAAGCAACATCAGCACTTGATCCAAGTACAACAAAATCAATTTTAGCTTTATTAAAAGATATTAATGCACGACTAGGCCTGACGATTCTACTTATCACGCATGAAATGGAAGTAGTTAAAAATATCTGCCATAAAGTTGCGATCATTGATAAAGGCGAGTTGATTGAGAAAAATACGGTCGCGAAGTTCTTTGCTAATCCAGAAACAGAATTAGCACAAATATTTATTGAAGCAACGATAAACCTAGAAATCCCTGATGAGTATAAACAACGATTATCATTAAATAGAAAAGAAAATTCGATGCCATTAGTACGTCTTGGGTTCACTGGTAACAGTGTTGACTCGGCCGTTATTTCAGAAGTAAGTCGAACATTAAATGTTGATGTAAACATTTTAAGTGCCGATATTGAATTTGCCGGCGGCATCAAGTTCGGTTATATGCTTGCTGAGCTTATTGGTAATAAAGAAAACACCATTGCAGCCAAAGCATTTTTCCAACAACACGCAGTTAATGTAGAGGTTATCGGTTATGTCGACTGA
- the gmhB gene encoding D,D-heptose 1,7-bisphosphate phosphatase — protein MATAAVFLDRDGVINKDKGYVSQIDDFEFIEGSIEAMQLLKTHGYLLVVITNQSGIARGYYTEDEFMTLTEWMDWSLADRGVDLDGIYYCPHHPEKGLGDFKQDCLCRKPNTGMLDSAVKELDIDLSQSFLVGDKLSDIQAGQKLQLKANYLVSTGKVLCEKGSEAADAVFTDLLSAAKSIVND, from the coding sequence GTGGCAACTGCAGCTGTATTTTTAGATCGCGATGGTGTGATTAATAAAGATAAAGGTTATGTTTCACAAATTGATGATTTTGAATTCATCGAAGGCAGCATTGAAGCAATGCAACTATTGAAGACGCATGGTTATCTATTAGTTGTAATAACGAATCAGTCTGGTATCGCACGAGGTTATTATACTGAAGATGAATTTATGACATTAACAGAATGGATGGACTGGTCACTTGCCGATCGAGGGGTCGACCTTGATGGTATTTATTATTGTCCCCACCACCCAGAAAAAGGACTAGGTGATTTTAAACAAGATTGCTTATGCCGTAAGCCAAATACTGGGATGTTAGATAGTGCAGTTAAAGAACTTGATATTGATCTTTCGCAATCGTTTTTAGTGGGCGATAAATTATCCGATATTCAGGCAGGTCAAAAATTACAGCTTAAAGCCAATTATTTGGTGTCGACGGGTAAGGTGTTATGTGAAAAAGGTTCAGAAGCAGCAGATGCTGTGTTTACAGACCTATTATCTGCGGCTAAATCGATAGTTAACGATTAA
- a CDS encoding D-lactate dehydrogenase gives MENHALINEFKSLVGEKNVLTHAKETEYYRSGFRSGRGESLAIVFPATLLEQWYVIKACVEANCIIIMQAAKTGLTEGSAPSGSDYDRNVVIINVTLMKQIHLLDAGKQAICLPGASLHSLEKELKKVNRAPHSVIGSSSIGATVIGGIANNSGGALVKRGPAYTELALFSEVDKEGKLHLVNHLGLYGLGSTPEEILTNIQEGNIKPENILQDVGMASDREYEDRIRDVDSDIPSRFNADERRLYEASGCAGKLGVFAVRVDSYPVPEKEQIFYIGTDDADKLTLLRRDILSNFSNLPEMGEYMHRDIFNLAEKYGKDVFLSINYLGTGSLPKFFALKAKAENFLDRIPFMNKYLPDTALYYMSKLFPQHLPKRMLDFRDKYQHHLILKMSDAGIEEAKAYLDEHWGEDSSGGYFVCSADEGKKALLHRFAAAGAAIRYETIHRKEVAEILALDIALRRNEHDWVEQLPEEIAENMVTSLYYGHFMCHVFHQDYIFKKGTDTKKMKSMMLELLKQKGAKYPAEHNVGHLYEAESSLQEFYHKLDPTNTFNPGIGKMSKYKRNCSCCH, from the coding sequence ATGGAAAACCATGCATTAATAAATGAGTTTAAATCACTTGTTGGAGAAAAGAACGTATTAACCCACGCCAAAGAAACAGAATATTACCGTTCTGGATTTCGTTCTGGAAGAGGTGAATCGCTTGCTATTGTGTTTCCGGCTACTTTACTGGAACAGTGGTACGTAATTAAGGCATGTGTAGAAGCAAACTGCATTATTATCATGCAAGCGGCAAAAACGGGCTTGACGGAAGGCTCGGCCCCCAGCGGTAGTGATTATGACAGAAACGTGGTAATTATTAACGTGACTCTGATGAAGCAGATCCATCTACTTGATGCTGGTAAGCAGGCAATATGCCTACCGGGTGCAAGTCTGCACAGCTTAGAAAAAGAACTTAAAAAAGTAAACCGAGCACCACATTCTGTAATTGGTTCTTCTTCTATTGGTGCAACGGTTATAGGTGGGATTGCTAATAACTCTGGTGGGGCTTTGGTTAAACGTGGCCCTGCTTATACTGAACTAGCTCTATTTTCTGAAGTCGATAAAGAAGGTAAATTACACCTTGTTAACCACTTAGGGCTCTATGGTTTAGGTTCCACACCTGAAGAAATTCTAACTAACATTCAGGAAGGTAACATAAAGCCTGAAAATATACTTCAAGATGTTGGTATGGCTTCAGACCGAGAATATGAAGACCGTATTCGTGATGTTGATTCTGATATCCCATCTAGATTTAACGCTGATGAGCGTAGGTTATATGAAGCTAGTGGTTGTGCAGGTAAATTAGGCGTTTTTGCCGTGAGGGTTGATAGCTATCCGGTACCAGAAAAAGAACAAATTTTTTATATTGGCACTGATGATGCGGACAAACTGACCCTGTTAAGGAGAGACATATTATCCAACTTTAGCAACTTGCCGGAGATGGGGGAGTATATGCACCGCGATATTTTTAACCTAGCAGAGAAATATGGTAAAGATGTATTTCTTTCTATTAACTATTTAGGTACGGGCAGTCTACCTAAATTTTTTGCGCTAAAAGCAAAAGCAGAAAATTTTTTAGACCGCATTCCTTTTATGAACAAATACTTGCCTGATACAGCTCTGTACTACATGAGTAAATTATTTCCTCAGCATCTACCAAAGCGAATGCTGGACTTTCGTGATAAGTATCAGCATCACTTGATCTTAAAAATGAGTGATGCTGGCATTGAAGAAGCAAAAGCGTATTTAGATGAACATTGGGGAGAAGACTCTAGTGGTGGCTATTTTGTATGTAGCGCTGACGAAGGTAAAAAAGCGCTGTTACATCGTTTTGCAGCGGCGGGGGCTGCTATCCGTTACGAGACTATTCATAGAAAAGAAGTTGCAGAGATTCTAGCATTAGATATCGCCCTTCGCCGTAATGAACATGACTGGGTAGAGCAACTGCCAGAAGAGATAGCTGAAAACATGGTTACATCACTCTATTACGGACACTTTATGTGTCATGTATTCCATCAGGATTATATCTTCAAAAAAGGAACCGACACTAAGAAAATGAAATCAATGATGTTGGAACTACTGAAGCAAAAAGGAGCTAAGTATCCTGCGGAGCATAATGTCGGCCATCTTTATGAAGCCGAAAGTTCATTACAGGAGTTCTATCATAAGCTGGACCCAACTAACACCTTCAATCCAGGTATTGGTAAAATGAGTAAATACAAACGTAATTGTAGCTGCTGCCATTAG